The region TTTTCACTGATTACCTAGGGACATGGCTTGGAAAGACTAAAGAGCTCGACTATTTATTTGCCATTTTGGGCTACTATTATAGCAGAGAACTGCTGGAGCTGTAAACACTTCTCCACCATATTAGGTAGAGTAGCAGGCtgctagtaaaaaaaaaaacccaacataaaTAAGTCAAGTGCCTCTTTAGAGATGGTTCTTACAGAGCTTTAAAAGTCGTACCAGCACAAAATGGCATGGTCACCTCATGGTTCTGTGACCTCAATTGGGGCCAGAGATTCTGACTGAAGGTGACAACGATAAGATGGATCTTCTTCACATGACAGTTCAGGCCACATGTACAGAGCTATGCACCGCTGTCCCTCCCAGAGGTGTGTTTGAAATTCTTTGTGTTACTATCAGCACTGCTATCAGAGTTCTTTATTTAGATCTCAACAAATGCTGGTTTAAATGGGAGTGCAGAAACACTAGAACTGccttcactcattcattgttGCTGGTGGGCAGCAATTGAAGGTGACAATTCTTACTTTGCAATATTACATGCTTATTACATGTCTCACTAATTGTGAGATTAAAAATTGCACACCCTCCCCATACCCCTCTTCCTACACCCCAGGTGCAGCTACACATCTAGAGAGTGATTTGCAACAGTCAAAAAGCCCTCCACCTTCACGCACAGCAATGACGGGTGGTCAAAGCACCATCCTCACCCGTTCAGTCATGGGCTGACAAGTCAATTACTACTCGGGCCAGATTCCTCAGAGGACAGTACCAACAAACGGTGCCACGATTGGAATTACATAGTCCTCTACTCACGTACaaatcatttacagtaaaaaaaatccaactcaGCACATTATCAAacaattttgtgttttaacGTACAACGAACCCGTAGCCATAGATGCGGCCGGTACACTGCTTTGATATGTAAGGACAGCAAGTACCGTTCTCGCAAGTTCTAAATTCATCCATAACGCAATTCATCCATTGAATTGTGAGCACAACTTAGAattctaaaacatttaaataaattacaattCATTAACGATTACAGTCATTACACACGGTCTGGTTTGTTCATTAGTCTTTCATAATATTCAGAACTTCGCTGTAAGGTTTACGACAAAATGTCTTATTGTCGCAAGAATTCCGTGGACAAACTGATGTGTTACAGGCTGTAGAAAGACCAAAATGTGCTGTGGCCACAGGGGTATAGTTTTTTAGGAGGCTGGCAGCTACACAAACCCTTGTATCTCACGTTTCATGATGGCTTTATCTGTATACCCTATATTCTTCCCATCAccttatcattttttaaaattaagcaattcatttaaaaattacgGATTTTGCCGCATGAGGCGGTTGGAGTATTTCATCAGAGTGACCAAGGTGAAGcaactaaatgaatgaatttgtgtCATGAATGAATTCAATGAATTTGTACTAATATTGCTTCAAATCATATAAAAGtttacatgacaaaaacacaaggatattgatattaaattaaaaaatgatgatCACCTGCTCTCCTAAATTTAGTGGGAATATCAGTCTCATTCACATTAAATGAACAGATTGAACTATGGACCTGTTGTTAATTGAATGAATTGTGTGAAAGGTGTCTGAATGGCCCTACAGTTTTCCTTCCAGACAATTCTACTTTCTCCAAATCAGGtgaaacaatattaaaaaaaatgccctcACATATAAACTAGGCCCTGTGAACAGGCATACCTTTTTGCCTAGTCTCCACACACTGGTATCACTGCCCTTTACCCAGAGTCTTTGTTTAATGaccaaaatgtattacattcagGTTAAATATAAATCCAGCGAAGCGAGCAGATGTTGCTGATCTCTTAAAATCACTTTGAACTTAGATGTGTGAGTACATCTGCCCTAGAAGACAACGTATATTGTTAAATGGAGTTCACTTCAGGGTCAAATGATGTTTTCCTCCCATATAACATCTTCAGTACGCTATCTTTCCCCAAAGAAGGTATTCCATATTTACATGTAGCAGCATTATACTGATCTCAAATGAAGCTGCACTGCTACATTAGCTCATAGGTTTTGCTAATCTCTAAACTCAGCAATAAATCTGCAACATTACTCCTTGTGTAACATTCAAGATTCCTTTTCACCTTGACCATGACTTAATACAACCAAATTAGTCATGTAGTGACTTAAACCTCCTGCTGAGGAGGCTTTTTAAGTTCAGCAGGATAAAGTTCACCACACACCCATGTTCTATATTAGGAAATATGTTTGAATTGTAataacacacatactgttttaCACTATGCGTACGTAAGTGGTTCACAGATGCTCACTGGAAGCTACTTCCCCATCACTGTCCACATTTATTACCAATATTTGATCTTCAAAGTGGCCGCATGACTCAGAACATCTTTAATCAAATGAATGACTCATGTCAATTTACTGTTAACCACGTCAGTACTGTGTCTTGTAATCTTAATCACTCTTCACATACATAAAAGTCAAACATTTACTTGAATATATCAGCActgtcactcaaaaacactATGGCCAACAATCAAACACACCAAAGAGAATGTCAGATATGCTAAACTGCAGAAATGATCTGATTCATTGCTCTTGAATGTGTTGTTAACCTCTATAGCAAAATCTATTCCCTAGTGGTAGCAAAATCTATTCCCTGAAGGGCTTGTGCCTGCACAAACTTTTGTTGCAATTTTTATTGTTCATTGATTCATGGCAATAACCTAttagcttgaaaaaaaaaccccaaaacaaaacagtaccCTATTCTGCTTTCCGTGGCCTCTAAAGTGCAGGTGTTCATACTTTCCATTTCTGGACTGTTCtcttcacacattcattctctcatttcccTTCCTCGCAACTGACATATCTGGCAGCAGAATCAGGagctgtgtatgagtgtgtgtttttggctgaGGCTAAAAGGGTTTCGTAATGCTCTCTGGTCAAGTGGAAGGTTTTCAGACTTCACTTCTAATATGTGATagccctcactctctctctctctctctctctcccctttttctttACCTTACCCCtacatactcacagacacatctcATTACGCAAACAGTCCACAGGATTCATAAGAAACAAATTTTGAATGGTTCCTCTGAGACCAGCATCCATTATCTCAGTTCTTCATTTCCGCCTGTCATCTGCATTATTACTTTCCCCGTTGACACAGATCTCTCCTTCATTTCAGATTACTATTCATTAAGAGAAAACAGTGGGCATTTTTTAATAATGCTCATAACCTGGAGCTAAGTTACTACCCACACAGAGGGGATATCAAGTAAACATCGTGAGCAAACATTGAATCCCTTACGCCATGCCTGGTGTCAATCATACTGCTTAGAAAACTAATGCATCTACATACACAGtagcacacaaacactgagctTTTAACTGGAAAGCTTTTGCTGGGTATGTAAAGAAATGCAGAGGGTAAAATGGGCCTAAATGTTGatcttttattttcaatttcacATTTCAAGGCTTTGTGAACATCCATTTCTTTGGAATAAGGTCAATTTACCGAGTCCTCTGGAGGTCTGTGGATTTTCGACCATTCCACTGAGGGGCCTTTCACTTGCAGGAATCTGTGGAAAAGCTTCTTAAAGCCCTCAAAGTCCTTTTCGGGTACCTGCAGAAGATATTCAAACAATTTAAATTAAGACTTTTTTGTCACTCCATAGACATAATATGGATAGTGTGAATGGGGCCAAATATGATTATGGTGTCTCTTAAAGTTTGGCTAAGACACCTTTGATGAGTTCACAGTCTCAGTTCTTGACGTCTTATTCATGATTATTACCCAACTTTCTTGTCTTTCCCAGATTTTATGCCCATCCATTTACTAAGCATATTAAATaacccaatcaaaaaaaaaagggataatCCTCTTTTCGTGCACTCCCATTATTAAGGCGCTTACACGGCTCCTTTTGACTTTTCCAGTAATTACCATAATGTTGCAACAGTGTTCTGAGTTACAGCCAGCCCTGCTGGGAAACTCATATCATTCAGTTCTCCTCCTAACAACTGATCCCTGAAACATGGCTAGAGACAACATAGCAGATAAATGTCAGGCCTGTTTGGAGAAAGGGAGTGGCCAGAGAGTGACGCATCTGTTCATAAACATGCTAAACACATCTGGAAAACCTAATTACCAACATATTGGTAGTTGCGGGCTCCTTGTAGAGAAATGGACTTGGTGTGGGTGGTTTGATTAAGAGGCATTTTGACAAGTGAGAAATCCTAAGTAAAAGAGGAGGAGACGGggtgaaataaaacagcagGATAGGGAGaacagtttgactgtgtgtgtgtgtgtgtgtgtgtgtgtgtgtgtgtgtgtgtgtgagtgtgtgtgaacacacatacacgcctgtctgtgtgggaaaggggaaagagagagagagaaaaaaagaaagatagatagaaagaaagaaagaaagaaagaaagaaagaaagaaagagacaaaaaacagaaagataaatggaggacagagagatttacagaaaagcagaaaaggagagCCAGATGGGATCAGGAAGGGCACAAAGGAAGATAGAGTAAGACtgcgacagaaaaaaaaagcaactgtgAGCGGAGAACTGCGTGtgtagaaagacagagggaagacaacacagagagacagaggaaatgagagaaacGACATGATACAGAGATAAGGagcagagagagtcagagttaCAAAGGCAGATCATGCGAGTCTCATCACTGCGCTAACTGGATGGTGGTGTATGTTTTGGGAGATCTCTCTCGCCTCTGACACCTCATTCATCAATcccagtgcagtgtggaggcTGGATGAGGAGCAGGGgaggacagagatggagagcagcatttgtttgtctctctgtgactaAGGGGTTGGTAAGCCAGTCTTGCTTtcaacaaatcacacacaaactgatgcCAATCTCCAGTGCTGTTTCTAAAACGTCCTATTTACTGTACATTATGTGCCACTCTCTcatgtttgcttttcatttcaacacaagACTTTTCTTCATATTTAAATCAATTATTGATCGAGAAAACGAAGCTTGAATACAACAGGACATTCTGGTTTGGCTGGATTTTCCAAAAATGATGTAACCCAGTCAGTAAACAATCAACAGGCCCAAGAATCTTTTCTTTTGATAGGTGGTTTCACCATGTGTTAGAGCTGAAGCTGCTCACCCCTGCCTCGGCTCCTGTGGCAGTGCTCAGGAGCTTTTTCAGTTCGGCATCCATGGAGCTCTCCAGCTGTTGCCTCATCACTTCCTGAAACTCTGTCATACTGTTACTTGGTATGCCCTTGCTAAGACCTACATAGAAACAGAGGGATTCGGTTAGGTGTTATGATACGGTTGTAGGAGCTGTTAATATGACAAGATGCAATGATTTGAAACATTATCTGTGAACGCTGATGAAGACAGCGGCGTCAGACACAGTTTGGGACATTTTTTAAACACGTCACAGGTGCTGAGATGCATCACTGTAGGTGTTTGAAATGCAATCAGGTGGTCTGATAAGAACAGCAAAGAGGAAAACTTTGAACCCAAGAATACTGTGCTTGTACCCCGTTAGAGCTCAtgttcaaagaaaacaaacaaactctcagtGTTTTGAGGATATTTCCTAGTCTTATCCTGAGAACTTTTGGTTATCAAGATGGAGAAAGCAACAGTGTTCAATGACAAATGTATAAAGGATATGTGACAGCAgtgagaaattaaaattaaaagaacAGGAGATAataaaaacctttttaaaattttgcaaAAAATTATATCCATCTACATCACGCTCATTAGAAGGGTGTGGCTCTTTAACACCTGTGCTGAATTTATTATCctgagtgaatgaacacacGTCTTAAGGGCAGATGAGGAAATTAGTTATTCAATGTACCAGATTACATCTAAAGTGAAAAGGAGGACAGAGATAATATTTATTACAAGTACTTTTCTGAGTACTTTTCTCATGCTTTCATTTGACTTTGTATTTCATCATGAACTGAAAATGAGCAATGttggaaacagaaacacaggagTCTAAATGGCATAAGGGTGTAGATCTCTCTGAACCCATGTAGCCATccctctttttccatttttcccccTGCAGCTCTTACTCAAAGCACTATGAACCCAACATAGactctcatttttatgaataaagCACAGAGTACAAACCCTGTACAGATCTAATGAAGGACATCTCATTCATCTTAATGTAGCACTAGTGTACAATGGATAGTCATTCAGATGACCCTCAGCTATTTACAGCCTCCTCATGAACAGGGTCTGCCAAAACCCTCCAGAAGGTTACTGCCAAAAGGGGTTGTTTCAGAGAATTGTTTTCAAAGAATCCACTGACTGACTAAAGAATAATCATTATACATCACCTACAGGTATTTAATACCAGATAATGCAGATGTATGAAATATATGTACAATTAAGGCTCatgcaaaacatttaaaaacacagtcacacaacagctGCATGGGATTTGAGTCAGATTTTTGATGACCCAGAAGCAGAAACTGGAATGGTATGTATGTGCAGATGTTACATTCATAGCCAAGTCTGTGTGGAGTTAATTTACACATGCAGACCAACAAACTGAATCCATGGGATAACTGACCCTGACTGACATGTATGTAAACCCCAGTCTTTTGCAATTATACTCTTCTAGGAATCCAAATGGTTTTATTTAACCAattctttgtttaaaatgaaagcttcagaacatttattttattgaatAAAATTTCAAGTCAATAGTTAATAGTGAATGCTGACTATTTGCAGGAGGACCTTAACTGTCAGCCAGGTAAAGGCCTTAAGACGTAGACTACATAAAACCATGACATGAACATGGGCATCTAGCGACGCAATGGTTCCATTCACTCGAGGGCAAAAACAAGCCCCTAACGATCAATCTGGAAGCACTGGCTGAATCAACCctgattattatcattaaacaGTTTCTAAAATACCAAGAGCAGTTTGCGTAAACTGCTTTGGGCAAGAATtaacatttaaactaaactacaGAACGGACCCGTTTCAGTGTCACTCTAATTAGACGACTGAATATTGTACTCTTGTGTATATACGACCGTTATCCGTGGAAACCATACTTACCTACAACGAAAAGCGACATATTCTTATGCATGGAGAGGATTAAATCCACTAGTGAAACCGTATCGGAAAAGAATAATGCAGACCACTACTGAGCGTGTATCCTCATCTGGTTTCAGTTGACGCGGACATAAGTTAATCAATGTTCCTTTTAAAGTTCCATTTTTATAAGTAAGCCATGGTTGAAACTCATAATGTAAACCAGTCAATACATTCGTCCGATCAATTCATGCTCAGCTTTAATTGTGAGAGAAGTACAACTTGCAAGACCTCTTAACATATATCCTCCCACCATCGTATTGAGTGCGAAGGTTGAGTAACGAACCGACCTTTAATCGCATATACTTGGTCACTGAGAACAACTGTTAATGAAACCACACAGAATGTCTGAGCTATATCGAGCATCTCCTCATAGAAAAAAATAGTTTATAGGTTTCGGCACGGCCCCAAATTGCTGATAACATTCCACGTCACATTGCCATGGCAGGCTCCGAGTTCCCTTCAAGCTGTTGCCTCGCCCCCATGTTCTCAATTCATGTGAATGATTTACGAACATTCGAAAGTCTTAATAGATTCCAAATGGTTTTGCGCTCTTATCTTTCATCAGCGGGACGAATTGTGTTTGAAATCGCAGACCTACAAGATGCGAAAATGCCAAATGACGCATTTCGACCGTTTCAACATgaattatatatattaataacgGCCCGCAATGATCTAGACACCTTTAATTCTAAATTCGCTTTTCGGCACACTGATCTATTATGTCACGCGGCAACATTCGAAGACAAATATAATTCGTTCGGCGAAAAAAATGGTTACTGTTCATCAGTATGAAGAGTAACTGTTCGTCACGTACCATTTCAGACGTGCTTTTTATTGAATATAGGTCGTAGCAGAGAATTACATGGTGATGCAGTTGGATATACTAGTAAATCTTATGTTCCGTACGCTAAGAGTGCTGTTGGTAAGAATGTTGATACCCCAGTCCCAACGAAAGTGTCCATGAACCTTACCTCAATTCTCACTTTTCAGCAGCCTCAAGATACTGCAGACAGCGCAGTCAACTGCGGAAGTGTTCCGAGCAGTTCACAGGCATCGGTAGTATTATACGCACAACGCATAGTAAAACGTTTGATATTTGTGATATTCTTTTAATGttgataaatgattaaaaaataattgcGAATATTATAATGTATCCACAGTATTATTGTTTATAGCCGTGTTGATTTTATAATAACATATATGCGCTAAACATCTGTATTATGTGGATTTCTCTGAGAAACAGATATCGTGCCGTTATTGCGTGTTTAACCACCATTCATAAGGTTGAGTGTCTTATAGTAACGTGTCAGTACATAACTTAAACTGATCAACTGATGAAAATACTTTATATCATTAACATGGCACAAAGTCAAATATGTCAATATCATCCAGATCCATTATCCACATATTCCAAGCAGCCTGCTGATTCAAAGGAGGGAGGAGCATAAGTGTTTGTGGCGGCCAATGAAAACGCCACTCTTTGCGAGGTTCTCTCTCATGTCACTTTGCCACGTCTGTGTCATTTACGGCTTACGGACTACACTTTCAGTATCGATCTCAAGATGCTCTTGTCAGTCAGTAACAGTTGAAGACAGAGTATGCAAGAATTCAGACCATAACCCAAAAATACAGAatgaaactgacaaaaaaaatgtgcttgCTTTTCTTGAGAGCATACTCGACCAAATTCCTGAGCTTGAAATGTGATACTATGTTTTTTGGTAACATTACGGCTAATATAATGTAGGTTCATAGTTTGTTATCAATACTGCTCTCCAAAGATAGggcactgtctgtgtttgaaagaTTATACATGGATaatttttagtcattttattaAGTAGTTAAATAGTATTTGATTATTTGCCATGATGATATACAGTGGATGAATGAGGTGGTCAGTCAGGGATCTGCTTTAAGGCTGTCTGAAGAGACAGCTCAGTAAACTTCCTTAGTTTCAATGTTTGCTGAATGGCACATTTAAGTGAGGCACATGAGGTCTAAAACAACCTCAGTTAATCATTTCAGCTCAATTATACTAACAATGCCTCATCACCACTGTCACTATGACATGCTTTGTCCTTGAAAAGTGTGAACAGATATAGTTGTTATAGTATACTTGTTTCAGAGATAAGTATGCAGTTGAAAAACCACAATACTAAAACTGCTCCATTACAAAGATCCCCACCAAAGggaaaattgttttctttatttgtaagTGGCTACTGCCCTCATGAGGATATCTTTTGTAACTGCTGTCTCAGTTAAGTTTCAAAGGCACACAACTCAGGCCTTCAAGTCCACAAATCCATCTGGGCTTTGGTTCCAATAACCACTAAATATTTTGGTTGGCTGAAGTACATATGTATCACTTTTGAGGATAAAACTTCTGGAGTGGGTGAATTATTTCTGCAAAAATTAATTCAAGTAGATCACAAAATTTTCAGTATAAGaatacatttctttctctgGTTTTATTGTTGGTCTCAACAATTAACTTTTACAGTAATTGTACAGCTAGTGCAATAGCTACTACTGGAGAGTTACAGTGAGTTActaaaaatgaacttttgaaTATATGTAACAGGTGAAATGTAACTGGAGATGCttgacaatgacacacacacacacacagggagctTTACGCAGTGCTTCACAGACGGGAGTCTGGAAGGTTGTGGATATCTGAGTGCTTGGTTGATTGTTGGAGCTCTAGTCAAACTGCCAGGAAGGAAATGGCAGTGTCCCTTTCCTCCACCAACTCAGCAGCAGTGGCCTCCATTTTGGCTCGGGAAAAGTCATTGATTTCCAGCCCCTCCACAATCTTCCAGGTCTTGttctacaaaaataaaaaaaggataGTATTACGTGTTGATCATGTGCCTTGGCAAACAGGTgtatagaaaagaaaagaaaagagactaaTGCCAGGGTGCCTTACTTTGATTGTGACAGGGAATGAGTAGATGAGGTCATCAGGTACGCCATAGGAATTCCCAGAGGAGTACACACCCATGGAAACAAACTCTCCctgaaaaaagtaaatattaaaGAATTGTAGTGCAAACCCTTCGTCTGTTTCTATGTTAAAAGCTTTTGTAAAGGCTCAGTTGAGTGGTGAGTACTTGTGCTGACCTCTGCAGTTCCTGTCCAGATGTCCCTCATATGGTCACAGATGGCCTTGGCAGCTGACATGGCGCTGGACAGTTTTCTGGCTTTAATGACCGCAGCTCCACGCTGCTGCACTGTCTGAGTGCAGTAAAGTAacggtggagagagagagagaaaaacacatcaagaaagaaagaaagacagagtacAACACAGAACCTACGATGGACATTGCTCAAACAGATTTACTTTTTATGGATACTATGTGACAACACCTGCTCTGTATTGCCACTATGTCAATGTAATTAGCCTGAACTCACAGAGATAAAGTCTCCTTTCAGCCAGGTGTCATCTTTCACGACATCAAAGGCCGGCTTGTCCTCGCCCTTAACGCTGACCTTGCAGTGATGGACATCGGGGTACTGGGTGGAGGAGTGGTTGCCCCAGATAATCACGTTCCTCACGTTATCAGCAGGAATGCCACAACGCattgccacctagtggacatgtaaagccatAGCATGTATACATTATTAAGTGGTCCATTATCAACTTAATCCTTGGTTTGACCACAAGTAAACAATTTATAAATTAACTAAAATTCTCCAAGATCTTCTTTCAACAAGAACTGGATTCTTTTCTTGAGAGTGCCTCTTAAAAACTGCAGGACTCAAAGCCTGAACTGTTTTTCATGTTACTCAAAAATGTTTATGTCCATGAAAAGTGACGGAATGagccacacacacctgagaacGGGCTCTGTTGTGGTCCAGACGAGTCAGGCAGGAGAAGTTCTCTTTAGGAATGGAGGGGGCAGACTTAGCAGTGATCAGACAGTTGGTATTAGCAGGGTTACCGACGACCAGTACCTATGAGCAATGGAAAGGTCCGAAATTTAAACACAGCCGAATGGCAGGGAAAAAACATCACAGTGctttaaatctgtttaaaaCCCTCCAAATAAACCTGCAGAAGTGACTGTAGGAAACCGGTGGACTGACATTTAAGTATCTAGATTTCAGTCCAATTTTTATGTGAGGTAATATCCCATATTAGTGAAGACAGAAGAAACTAGATTCTTAGAACTGAATCACAACCAATGAAGCCTCTGCTCAAACTCGTTGGCATAACGAAAAAGGAGCAGAGGctattttgtttctgtgagcATAATATTGGTCTTTGGTTTTTAAGCTGTTTATGACACATGTAGAGAGTGGAAACCAACAAACCCCAATTATCACATTCACTTTCTCAGATATACTCCTTGGCTTAGTTATTAACTGCTGATATGTG is a window of Chanos chanos chromosome 10, fChaCha1.1, whole genome shotgun sequence DNA encoding:
- the mdh1ab gene encoding malate dehydrogenase 1Ab, NAD (soluble), whose translation is MADPIRVLVTGAAGQIAYSLLYSIAKGDVFGKDQPLILLLLDITPMLPVLDGVVMELQDCALPLLREVVPTDKEEVAFKDLDAAILVGSMPRKEGMERKDLLKANVAIFKSQGAALDKYAKKTVKVLVVGNPANTNCLITAKSAPSIPKENFSCLTRLDHNRARSQVAMRCGIPADNVRNVIIWGNHSSTQYPDVHHCKVSVKGEDKPAFDVVKDDTWLKGDFISTVQQRGAAVIKARKLSSAMSAAKAICDHMRDIWTGTAEGEFVSMGVYSSGNSYGVPDDLIYSFPVTIKNKTWKIVEGLEINDFSRAKMEATAAELVEERDTAISFLAV